From Pseudothermotoga thermarum DSM 5069, a single genomic window includes:
- a CDS encoding glycosyltransferase family 4 protein produces MKKVLQVITRSDWAGGQKVLYTLVYGLKKYYPNEFEIEVACGPENGMLIPELEKIGVKVHVVKNLVREISLLKDIKAFFELRRIIKSGGYDIVHLHSSKAGIIGRLAAKCCGVKKIIYTVHGWWGIEQYSGLKRKILILAERFASKLCDKIVLLCTNDLNKAKKWKIGKEKQYVIIPNTIIPPEKVEKGKLRKELNLPENVKIIGNVARLDRQKNPIRFLNIAEKVLKQRNDVVFVWIGGNVVEDEYSKYVQNYLKAHPEFEGKLFFLGFRKDAPELMADFDIFLLTSDSEGFPLVLLEAMHHGVVPIVTKNGCQSDIIKHGENGYLYEKEEEAVGQILNLLEDFAKNPDVREKVKQTTSAYSVRRFVDNYRIQYES; encoded by the coding sequence ATGAAAAAAGTCTTACAAGTTATCACGCGCTCGGACTGGGCTGGTGGGCAAAAAGTTCTTTACACATTGGTTTATGGATTAAAGAAATATTATCCCAATGAATTTGAAATAGAAGTTGCTTGTGGACCTGAGAATGGAATGTTAATACCAGAACTTGAAAAGATTGGGGTCAAAGTGCACGTTGTGAAAAATCTTGTCAGAGAAATATCTTTGCTGAAGGATATTAAAGCATTTTTTGAACTTCGAAGGATTATAAAATCTGGTGGATACGATATAGTTCATCTGCATTCTTCAAAAGCTGGGATCATTGGAAGGCTTGCCGCCAAATGCTGTGGTGTAAAAAAGATAATCTACACAGTCCACGGCTGGTGGGGAATAGAGCAATACTCTGGCTTAAAGCGAAAAATACTTATTTTAGCAGAAAGATTTGCTTCAAAACTTTGCGACAAAATAGTTTTACTTTGTACAAACGATTTGAACAAGGCAAAAAAGTGGAAGATTGGTAAAGAAAAACAATACGTAATAATCCCAAATACCATAATTCCGCCTGAAAAAGTTGAAAAAGGCAAGTTAAGAAAAGAACTTAATTTGCCTGAAAACGTTAAAATCATAGGAAACGTTGCAAGATTGGACAGACAAAAAAACCCAATAAGATTTTTAAATATAGCCGAAAAAGTTTTAAAGCAACGAAATGATGTCGTTTTTGTTTGGATAGGCGGAAATGTTGTGGAAGATGAATATAGTAAGTATGTACAAAATTATTTAAAAGCTCATCCAGAATTTGAGGGAAAACTGTTTTTCCTTGGATTTAGAAAAGATGCTCCAGAGCTTATGGCTGATTTTGATATATTTTTACTTACATCTGACAGCGAAGGTTTTCCGTTGGTATTGCTTGAAGCAATGCACCATGGTGTAGTACCAATTGTCACAAAAAACGGTTGTCAGAGCGATATTATAAAACATGGGGAGAACGGGTATTTGTACGAGAAAGAGGAGGAGGCAGTTGGACAAATCTTAAATCTGCTCGAAGATTTTGCTAAGAATCCAGATGTGCGCGAAAAAGTAAAACAAACGACAAGTGCTTACTCTGTCAGAAGATTTGTTGATAACTATCGTATCCAATATGAATCATAA
- a CDS encoding sugar transferase, which translates to MLSFLDLTLIAAWNIFHNGNIWQDIWLAGLISLFLYSMRVYEKEQLKISKQLSRTAVAVFLSMIAYLLFKLIFRYTILWNLLLSDVLFCFVILVPLRIGFLKMIFSRKRKYYLVCSEPLMNGFINELEQEGSIEIEKVSTVPQGKSNILFASEATLKLLDGKGSYQLLLPKLVEKHLKRIPLELVEAYPNYYKTAFDKNHDTLTKRILDIAVAILALVVLSPVMLAVALAIYFEDGKPIIFKQERIGKDGKKFIIYKFRSMRNVATITPKFADQEQDRITKVGRIIRKLRFDEIPQFINVLKGDMSIVGPRPEQISFHRELSRQIPLFDLRLRCKPGITGWAQVNYQYASNKEEYKKKLEYDLWYIKNGNSWIDIKVMLQTLETIIFKKGAK; encoded by the coding sequence ATGCTTTCTTTTTTAGACTTAACCTTAATAGCAGCTTGGAATATCTTCCATAATGGGAATATATGGCAAGATATTTGGCTTGCCGGGTTGATAAGTTTATTTTTGTATTCAATGCGAGTGTATGAAAAAGAGCAGTTAAAAATTTCAAAACAACTTTCTCGAACCGCGGTAGCGGTTTTTTTATCGATGATAGCTTATTTGCTTTTCAAACTGATCTTTCGCTACACCATTTTGTGGAATCTTCTTTTGTCTGATGTGCTATTTTGTTTTGTCATACTCGTTCCTTTGAGAATAGGATTTTTGAAAATGATTTTTTCAAGAAAGAGAAAATACTATCTTGTTTGTAGTGAGCCGTTGATGAACGGTTTTATCAACGAGCTGGAGCAAGAAGGTTCAATAGAAATAGAAAAAGTTTCAACCGTTCCACAGGGAAAATCAAATATACTGTTCGCTTCAGAAGCAACATTGAAACTGCTTGATGGAAAAGGATCTTACCAATTGTTGCTGCCTAAGCTTGTGGAAAAGCATCTTAAAAGAATCCCGCTTGAACTTGTAGAGGCATATCCAAACTACTACAAAACTGCCTTTGACAAAAACCACGACACGTTGACAAAAAGGATTTTAGACATAGCTGTAGCCATATTGGCGTTGGTGGTGCTTTCCCCAGTTATGCTTGCGGTTGCACTTGCGATATACTTTGAAGATGGCAAGCCAATAATATTCAAGCAAGAACGAATTGGAAAAGATGGCAAGAAATTCATAATTTACAAATTTCGAAGCATGCGCAACGTTGCGACGATAACACCAAAGTTCGCAGACCAAGAACAAGATAGAATAACAAAGGTAGGTAGGATAATTCGAAAACTTCGTTTTGACGAGATACCACAGTTTATAAACGTATTGAAAGGTGATATGAGCATCGTTGGACCAAGACCTGAGCAGATAAGCTTTCATCGGGAATTATCAAGACAGATACCTCTTTTTGATCTAAGACTTCGTTGTAAGCCAGGTATTACTGGTTGGGCGCAGGTGAACTATCAATATGCTTCGAACAAAGAAGAATACAAAAAGAAACTCGAGTATGATCTGTGGTATATCAAAAATGGCAACAGCTGGATCGATATAAAAGTAATGCTTCAAACACTTGAAACAATAATCTTTAAGAAAGGTGCAAAGTGA
- a CDS encoding GumC family protein — translation MNQEYIDEISLSEIFKILWKRKKTVISIFLLVFFATLVYLLVFYKPKYEAYATIRIPAPSRSSISLPSELGALVGLPETGSSTADQIALLKSRRVLEPTIKESGLYEYYLNRIEKEEDKKRFTPDLLVSSVLKEMKIEMLEKSSNVMKISFAHESPELAHTFLSKLVKNFIRTVEELTKDQNVATKEYIETVLPTIERELTQLELQLSSFVKETSYNPSEEAKMLVNTYFNLEQRIAEVQTSIEAAKATINFTNQKLKEMNVKINLPENISSPVIDQLKSQLASAQVELQVLKEKYSENSYEVKMQEARVRELESKLKEEITKTLSARVTTGNPLYDSMLQRLINATAELETLRINYNALLTRKQNLEQRLSQLPDFEQRLARLRLEYQIKQATYAMLKQKLAEVNLTLAGYSTFVPVVVDEPRIPVKPAGLGKKIILALAGVAGLFLGIVAGLLRDISDKYIRDELDLRNYTVPILDASKPSELAILVGKNIAAGKKKLILASLNDYDVDILAKRIPTLLNGKIKVVDEDTTVSFDTSQPVLIKVPNFLDSAVEVEKLSGSVVYLVLEKGKVTKESLRKFVELTNELCEISAIILV, via the coding sequence ATGAACCAAGAATACATCGATGAAATCAGTTTATCTGAAATATTCAAAATACTTTGGAAAAGAAAGAAAACGGTTATATCGATCTTTCTGCTTGTGTTTTTTGCCACCTTGGTCTATTTATTGGTTTTCTACAAACCAAAATACGAAGCCTATGCGACGATAAGAATTCCCGCTCCTTCCAGAAGCTCGATCAGCCTTCCTTCTGAGCTTGGTGCTTTGGTTGGGCTACCTGAAACAGGTTCTAGTACTGCAGATCAAATAGCCTTGCTCAAAAGTCGTCGTGTACTTGAACCAACTATAAAGGAATCTGGTTTGTACGAATACTATCTGAATCGCATAGAAAAAGAAGAAGATAAGAAACGCTTCACTCCTGACTTGTTGGTTAGTTCTGTGCTAAAAGAAATGAAAATCGAAATGCTGGAGAAAAGTTCTAACGTAATGAAAATCTCCTTTGCTCACGAATCACCCGAGCTTGCACATACTTTTCTATCAAAACTTGTGAAGAACTTTATTCGAACAGTTGAAGAGCTAACAAAAGATCAAAACGTTGCGACCAAAGAGTACATAGAAACTGTTTTACCAACCATTGAGAGAGAACTTACACAACTTGAGTTACAACTAAGTAGTTTTGTAAAAGAAACAAGTTACAATCCTTCCGAAGAGGCGAAAATGCTTGTCAACACCTACTTTAACTTGGAACAGAGAATAGCTGAAGTACAAACTTCCATCGAAGCTGCCAAAGCAACGATCAACTTCACAAACCAAAAACTCAAAGAAATGAACGTCAAAATCAACCTTCCAGAGAATATATCAAGTCCGGTCATCGATCAACTCAAAAGCCAGCTTGCATCTGCTCAAGTTGAGCTGCAAGTTCTCAAAGAAAAATACAGTGAAAACTCATACGAAGTAAAAATGCAAGAAGCTCGCGTTAGAGAACTTGAAAGCAAATTGAAAGAAGAAATAACAAAAACGCTTTCTGCACGTGTGACAACTGGAAACCCACTTTATGATTCTATGCTTCAAAGGTTAATCAACGCCACAGCTGAACTTGAAACCCTTCGAATAAACTACAACGCGCTTTTGACGCGAAAACAAAACCTGGAGCAAAGGTTATCTCAACTTCCAGACTTTGAACAACGTCTTGCAAGACTCAGACTGGAATACCAAATCAAACAAGCAACTTATGCTATGCTCAAACAAAAACTAGCTGAAGTCAACCTAACCCTTGCTGGTTACAGCACCTTTGTTCCAGTTGTGGTGGATGAGCCAAGAATACCAGTTAAACCTGCAGGACTTGGAAAGAAAATAATCCTTGCACTTGCAGGTGTTGCAGGACTTTTCTTGGGAATCGTCGCCGGGCTTTTGAGAGATATCAGCGACAAATACATCCGAGACGAACTTGACCTGAGAAATTACACCGTTCCGATTTTGGATGCGTCAAAACCAAGCGAACTGGCAATTCTTGTTGGAAAGAACATTGCAGCAGGTAAAAAGAAATTAATCTTAGCATCCTTGAATGACTATGATGTTGACATTCTTGCAAAAAGAATACCTACGCTTTTAAACGGAAAAATTAAAGTTGTAGACGAAGATACAACTGTTTCATTTGATACTTCCCAACCTGTTTTGATCAAAGTTCCCAATTTCTTGGACAGCGCCGTTGAAGTTGAAAAATTGTCAGGTTCGGTGGTATATTTAGTTTTAGAAAAAGGGAAAGTCACGAAGGAAAGCTTAAGAAAATTCGTCGAGTTGACAAATGAACTTTGCGAAATTTCCGCAATAATATTGGTTTGA